A DNA window from Camelina sativa cultivar DH55 chromosome 17, Cs, whole genome shotgun sequence contains the following coding sequences:
- the LOC104758027 gene encoding uncharacterized protein LOC104758027 → MASSTLISSMLFLLLLLFSLHMDEALAAQRKIRKLNEIIKVRRNLEGNDYKSSKSRAGGSVSNKCHSKSYNTTVTTYLITNESSSPCIKCNVKNGSCYSCTKTRKCRSSNGSPWRCTVTEVCCLIVYSSR, encoded by the exons ATGGCATCTTCGACATTGATCTCTTCCAtgctatttcttcttcttctcttgttttcgCTTCATATGGATGAAGCTCTTGCTGCTCAACGTAAAATCCGCAAACtga ATGAGATAATCAAGGTGAGGAGGAATTTGGAAGGCAATGACTACAAAAGCTCTAAATCGCGAGCTGGAGGGAGCGTATCGAATAAATGCCACAGCAAAAGTTATAACACGACCGTCACTACTTATCTAATTACTAATGAATCGTCTTCCCCATGTATAAAGTGCAACGTAAAGAACGGTTCATGTTATAGTTGCACCAAGACCAGAAAGTGCAGATCGTCCAACGGCTCACCCTGGAGGTGCACCGTCACCGAGGTGTGTTGCCTTATAGTATATTCATCGAGATAG